In Chitinivorax sp. PXF-14, a single window of DNA contains:
- a CDS encoding protein-L-isoaspartate(D-aspartate) O-methyltransferase, with protein MKSSDHRGIGMTSQRTRSRMVDRLRADGVRDEVVLGVMADIPRHIFVDEALAHRAYENVSLPLGFGQTISQPYIVARMTELVRNGSPLERVLEVGTGCAYQTSILSKVAREVYSIERLASLLDKARQHLRELRILNVRLKHGDGHQGIPEAAPFDAILITAAASHVPTALLSQLKIGGRMVLPLGTHEQHLYLIERTDQGFTETKLEAVKFVPLLAGLA; from the coding sequence ATGAAGAGCAGCGATCATCGCGGTATCGGCATGACCTCGCAGCGCACGCGCAGCCGCATGGTCGACCGCCTGCGTGCGGACGGCGTGCGTGATGAGGTCGTGCTTGGCGTGATGGCCGATATCCCGCGCCACATCTTCGTCGATGAAGCGCTCGCACACCGCGCCTACGAGAACGTGTCGCTGCCGCTCGGTTTCGGCCAGACGATTTCGCAGCCCTATATCGTGGCCCGCATGACCGAGCTGGTGCGCAACGGCAGCCCGCTCGAACGCGTGCTCGAGGTCGGCACCGGCTGCGCCTACCAGACGTCGATCCTGTCCAAGGTGGCGCGCGAGGTATACTCGATCGAACGGCTTGCCTCGTTGCTCGACAAGGCGCGCCAGCATTTGCGGGAACTGCGCATTCTCAATGTGCGTCTCAAGCATGGGGACGGGCACCAGGGCATCCCCGAGGCGGCGCCGTTCGACGCCATCCTCATCACCGCCGCCGCAAGCCACGTGCCAACGGCGCTGTTGAGCCAACTGAAGATCGGAGGACGTATGGTTTTGCCGCTCGGAACCCATGAGCAGCATCTCTACCTGATCGAGCGAACAGACCAGGGATTCACCGAGACAAAATTAGAAGCCGTTAAATTTGTGCCGCTGTTGGCCGGCCTGGCTTGA
- the surE gene encoding 5'/3'-nucleotidase SurE has protein sequence MNILVSNDDGYFAPGLACLAGALSQVAEVTVVAPERDRSGASNSLTLDRPLMLRRAANGFYFVNGTPTDCVHLAVTGMMPDQPDLVVSGINYGANMGDDTIYSGTVAAATEGFQLGVPAIAVSLTSKSARYFETAARVTVELVQRLARKPFDKPVLLNVNVPDIAYEDLKGVEITRLGRRHKAEGMIKTTNPRGETMYWIGAAGGAADAGPGTDFHAVANNRVSVTPLQIDLTAYGQSDLVQSWLAS, from the coding sequence TTGAATATTCTCGTCAGCAACGACGACGGCTACTTTGCACCGGGGCTGGCTTGCCTTGCCGGCGCGCTGTCGCAGGTCGCCGAGGTCACCGTGGTGGCACCCGAGCGCGACCGCAGCGGCGCCAGCAATTCGCTCACGCTCGATCGGCCGCTGATGCTGCGGCGCGCGGCAAATGGCTTTTACTTCGTCAACGGCACACCGACCGACTGCGTGCACCTCGCGGTGACCGGCATGATGCCGGACCAGCCGGACCTCGTCGTCTCCGGCATCAACTACGGCGCCAACATGGGCGACGACACCATCTATTCCGGTACCGTCGCGGCGGCAACCGAGGGCTTCCAGCTTGGTGTGCCGGCGATTGCCGTGTCGCTTACGAGCAAATCGGCACGCTATTTCGAGACCGCGGCAAGGGTGACGGTCGAACTCGTGCAGCGCCTGGCGCGCAAGCCTTTTGACAAGCCGGTGCTGCTCAACGTCAACGTGCCGGATATCGCCTATGAAGACCTCAAGGGCGTCGAGATCACCCGCCTTGGCCGTCGGCACAAGGCCGAGGGCATGATCAAGACCACCAATCCACGGGGCGAGACGATGTACTGGATCGGTGCCGCCGGTGGGGCCGCCGATGCAGGGCCCGGTACCGATTTCCACGCAGTGGCCAATAATCGCGTCTCGGTGACCCCGCTTCAGATCGACCTGACGGCCTATGGGCAGTCTGACCTTGTCCAATCCTGGCTGGCGTCATGA
- a CDS encoding peptidoglycan DD-metalloendopeptidase family protein — MKKGDTLYSIALEYGFDYRELAQWNKLEDPNRILVDQVLRLTQPEGESGVVVTPLASSETTAKPAEPAAKAVAPLALKDGPKLIKQSYSDKALAAVEQLAIESAKVKAPPVAVLAKAAAKPTDKTDVKATGDARVAGAKAGAAPADKGEQKPDAKADAKQDSTKAAAGVESNDDVDSWQWPVVGKLIGGFAASGKGIDIGGKRGQPVLAAAAGKVVYSGTGLRGYGRLLIVKHNKTYLTAYAHNQQLLVKEGEVVNKGDKIAEMGDSDTDQVKLHFEIRRFGKPVDPLKYLPAEKS; from the coding sequence GTGAAGAAGGGCGATACGCTTTACAGCATTGCGCTCGAATATGGTTTCGACTATCGCGAGCTGGCACAGTGGAACAAGCTGGAAGACCCGAACCGTATTCTGGTCGACCAGGTGTTGCGGCTGACCCAGCCCGAGGGCGAATCCGGTGTCGTGGTGACACCGTTGGCCTCGTCGGAGACGACCGCCAAGCCGGCAGAGCCGGCAGCCAAGGCTGTGGCACCTCTGGCCCTGAAAGACGGGCCCAAACTGATCAAGCAATCTTATTCGGACAAGGCACTCGCCGCCGTCGAACAATTGGCGATCGAGTCGGCCAAGGTCAAGGCGCCGCCCGTGGCGGTATTGGCTAAAGCCGCGGCAAAACCGACCGATAAAACGGATGTCAAAGCAACTGGCGATGCTCGCGTTGCTGGCGCCAAGGCAGGTGCAGCACCCGCCGACAAGGGCGAGCAGAAGCCGGATGCCAAGGCTGACGCCAAGCAGGACAGCACCAAAGCTGCTGCGGGCGTCGAGTCGAACGATGACGTCGACAGCTGGCAATGGCCCGTCGTCGGCAAGCTGATCGGCGGGTTTGCCGCGAGTGGCAAGGGTATCGATATAGGTGGCAAGCGCGGGCAGCCGGTGCTCGCAGCGGCCGCAGGCAAGGTGGTTTACAGTGGCACGGGGTTGCGCGGGTACGGCAGGTTACTGATCGTAAAACACAATAAAACATACCTGACCGCGTATGCCCATAATCAACAATTGCTGGTCAAGGAAGGGGAGGTTGTCAACAAGGGAGACAAGATCGCGGAGATGGGGGACAGTGACACCGACCAGGTGAAACTGCATTTCGAGATTCGCCGGTTCGGTAAACCGGTGGACCCGTTAAAGTATTTACCGGCTGAAAAATCATGA
- the rpoS gene encoding RNA polymerase sigma factor RpoS, with protein MSTKMTIEEEDIVEDEELLEAELEEENESEEAQEEQEAAPVEVLSDVTQIYLNDIGHNALLTQEQERMLARRVVAGDFEARQKMIEHNLRLVVNIAKHYINRGMALLDLIEEGNIGLMHALEKFDPERGFRFSTYATWWIRQSIERAIMNQSRTIRLPVHVIKELNVYLRAQRHLESQMGREPTVEDIAHLLGKAVDDVRRVLNLNERMASLDAPLDIDPMLSIGESIPDEQREGPEQVFHNAEVERYVQEWLGQLNDKQRMVIERRYGLNGYDVCTLEDLAESLGLTRERVRQIQIEALEGLRRLLRRRGVTKEYLL; from the coding sequence ATGAGTACAAAAATGACCATCGAAGAGGAAGACATCGTCGAGGACGAGGAGTTACTCGAGGCAGAACTCGAGGAGGAGAATGAGTCGGAGGAAGCTCAGGAAGAACAAGAAGCCGCCCCGGTTGAAGTACTCAGTGACGTAACCCAGATTTACCTCAACGACATCGGCCACAATGCACTGCTCACGCAAGAGCAGGAACGCATGCTGGCGCGCCGCGTCGTCGCCGGAGATTTCGAGGCGCGGCAGAAGATGATCGAGCACAACCTGCGGCTGGTGGTGAACATCGCCAAGCACTACATCAATCGCGGCATGGCGCTTCTCGACCTGATCGAGGAGGGCAATATCGGCTTGATGCACGCGCTGGAGAAGTTCGACCCTGAACGCGGTTTCCGTTTCTCGACCTACGCCACCTGGTGGATACGCCAGAGCATCGAGCGCGCGATCATGAATCAGTCGCGGACCATCCGTTTGCCGGTGCATGTGATCAAGGAGCTCAATGTCTATCTGCGTGCGCAGCGCCACCTCGAGTCGCAGATGGGGCGCGAGCCGACGGTCGAAGACATCGCCCACCTGCTGGGCAAGGCGGTCGACGACGTGCGCCGGGTGCTCAACCTGAACGAACGCATGGCGTCGCTCGATGCGCCGCTCGATATCGACCCGATGCTGTCGATCGGCGAATCGATCCCGGACGAGCAGCGCGAAGGGCCGGAACAGGTGTTCCACAACGCGGAAGTGGAGCGCTATGTGCAGGAATGGCTGGGTCAGCTCAACGACAAGCAGCGCATGGTCATCGAGCGTCGCTACGGGCTCAATGGCTACGACGTCTGTACGCTCGAGGACCTGGCCGAAAGCCTGGGCCTGACACGCGAGCGCGTGCGTCAGATCCAGATCGAGGCGCTGGAAGGACTAAGACGGCTGCTCAGACGCCGCGGCGTGACCAAGGAATACCTGCTGTAA
- a CDS encoding DUF58 domain-containing protein, producing MNPWLSAPRSQFERWLFRPIGPRAGPIVLGHRQIFIVPSRLGLGFAVLLLVLLVGSLNYELSLGYVLTFWLVGIGHASMYHCYRNQSRLSLRHGKCQPVFAGQRARFEIVLDNLNRHARRNVQLTLPGEASVAVDVPAQGSAEAYMERPATSRGYLLPGRMTISNRYPLGLFYAWSYADFDARCLVYPEPEANVGLPAASGHGRQGRHRGAGQDDFAGLRPHRPGDSLRHIAWKSAARGDTLLTKQFIGSEVGSLWLRWDDMPPDFGVEQRLSRLTAWVLQAERAGLDYGLRLPGSELAPAHGPQHEQLCLQVLALFGKKSA from the coding sequence ATGAACCCATGGTTGAGTGCGCCACGCAGCCAGTTCGAACGCTGGCTGTTCCGCCCTATCGGGCCACGCGCGGGCCCGATCGTGCTCGGCCATCGGCAGATTTTCATCGTCCCGTCGCGGCTGGGGCTGGGCTTCGCCGTCTTGCTGCTGGTCCTGCTCGTGGGCTCGCTCAATTACGAGTTGAGCCTGGGCTACGTGCTGACCTTCTGGCTCGTCGGTATCGGCCATGCGTCGATGTACCACTGCTACCGCAACCAGTCCCGCCTGAGCCTGCGCCATGGCAAATGCCAGCCGGTCTTTGCCGGCCAGCGCGCGCGCTTCGAAATCGTGCTCGACAACCTCAACCGTCACGCGCGCCGCAATGTGCAACTAACCCTGCCCGGCGAGGCGTCCGTCGCGGTCGACGTGCCGGCGCAAGGCAGCGCCGAGGCCTATATGGAGCGGCCTGCCACCTCCCGCGGCTACCTGTTGCCGGGCCGCATGACCATTTCCAACCGCTATCCGCTCGGGCTGTTCTACGCGTGGTCCTACGCCGACTTTGATGCCCGCTGCCTGGTCTACCCCGAGCCCGAGGCAAACGTCGGCCTGCCGGCGGCCTCGGGCCACGGCAGGCAAGGCCGGCATCGGGGAGCGGGCCAGGATGACTTTGCCGGCCTGCGCCCGCATCGCCCAGGGGACTCGCTGCGCCACATCGCCTGGAAATCGGCCGCCCGCGGCGACACGTTGCTGACCAAGCAATTCATCGGCAGCGAGGTGGGCTCGCTGTGGCTCCGCTGGGACGACATGCCCCCCGACTTCGGCGTCGAACAGCGGCTCTCGCGCCTGACCGCCTGGGTGCTGCAGGCGGAGCGGGCCGGGCTCGACTACGGCTTGCGCCTGCCGGGCAGCGAGCTGGCCCCAGCGCATGGCCCGCAGCATGAACAGTTATGCCTGCAGGTGCTCGCCCTGTTCGGCAAGAAATCCGCCTGA
- a CDS encoding DUF3488 and DUF4129 domain-containing transglutaminase family protein yields MFWRKKQPATSEARLGRIDTFWLIAATALCGAPLALHLDLWMSLALATLLLWRTQIALSGGTLPSKWLLAPLTLLAAAAVLATQGTLLGRFAGVGLFSLLVGLKLLETEHQRSAVLVILLDYFLIITQLLFGQGPWAALSMALQLLAVTATLLGLFGSPSGARQRLKATGLMLLQALPVMALLFVLFPRIQGPLWRLPEERGGARTGLSDDMSPGTIAELSQSAETAFRVRFAGKRPAQNQLYWRGPVLWHFDGQTWRADPLATAGSPVPAWVKGDSVDYTVTLEPHRRNWLFALDVPVRIPPDARLSSDYQLLSNNPVNELKRYDVSSMTHYLLPTHPGALQAALALPSGYNPRSVALARDIRTRAATPQAAVEAVLKMFNQQQFYYTLEPPRLGRNSVDDFLFATRRGFCEHYASAMVFLARAMGIPARVVTGYQGGEFNPLGNYLIVRQSDAHAWTEVWFDGAGWVRVDPTAAVARERVERNLAAALPEAEALPFSLRTQPEFLRRLRFGVDNLLNHWNQWVIGYDTQRQRNFLRSIGIEDFVSSQMLAALLVGGLLASAPVLVWLWWRGRPLRADPVQAAWLTFCARLARHGASRHPHEGPRDFARRAAALLPQHATEITAIADLYMQLRYGGNDADAKPLRALVRRFRP; encoded by the coding sequence ATGTTCTGGCGCAAAAAGCAGCCTGCTACGTCCGAGGCCCGCCTGGGGCGCATCGACACCTTCTGGCTGATTGCGGCCACGGCCCTGTGCGGCGCGCCGCTGGCACTGCATCTCGACCTCTGGATGAGCCTGGCTCTGGCCACCCTGCTGCTGTGGCGTACCCAGATCGCATTGAGCGGCGGTACACTGCCATCGAAGTGGCTGCTGGCACCGCTTACCCTGCTCGCCGCTGCTGCCGTGCTGGCGACGCAGGGCACGCTGCTCGGCCGCTTCGCTGGCGTGGGGCTGTTCAGCCTGCTGGTCGGCCTCAAGCTGCTGGAAACGGAACACCAGCGCTCGGCGGTGCTCGTTATCCTGCTCGACTATTTTCTGATCATCACCCAGCTCCTCTTCGGCCAGGGGCCGTGGGCGGCATTATCGATGGCATTGCAGCTGCTTGCCGTCACGGCCACGCTGCTCGGGCTGTTCGGCTCGCCGTCAGGCGCGCGGCAGCGCCTCAAGGCTACCGGGCTGATGTTGCTGCAGGCCTTGCCGGTGATGGCCCTGCTGTTCGTGCTGTTCCCCCGTATCCAGGGGCCGCTGTGGCGCCTGCCGGAAGAGCGCGGCGGCGCACGCACGGGCCTTTCCGACGACATGTCGCCGGGCACCATCGCCGAGTTGTCGCAATCGGCCGAGACGGCGTTCCGCGTCAGGTTTGCCGGCAAGCGCCCGGCACAGAACCAGCTTTACTGGCGCGGGCCGGTGCTATGGCACTTCGACGGCCAGACCTGGCGTGCCGACCCGCTGGCGACGGCTGGCAGCCCCGTACCGGCTTGGGTCAAGGGCGATTCGGTCGATTACACGGTGACGCTCGAACCGCATCGGCGCAACTGGCTGTTTGCGCTCGATGTGCCGGTGCGCATCCCGCCCGATGCGCGCCTGTCTTCCGACTACCAGCTATTGTCCAACAATCCGGTCAACGAGCTAAAACGCTACGATGTCAGCTCGATGACGCACTACCTGCTGCCGACGCACCCCGGTGCGCTGCAGGCGGCACTGGCGTTGCCCTCCGGCTACAACCCGCGCAGCGTGGCGCTGGCAAGGGATATCCGCACACGTGCCGCCACACCCCAGGCCGCGGTCGAGGCCGTGCTGAAAATGTTCAATCAGCAGCAGTTCTACTACACGCTGGAGCCGCCCAGGCTCGGGCGCAACAGTGTGGACGACTTCCTGTTCGCCACGCGGCGCGGCTTCTGTGAGCATTACGCCAGCGCCATGGTATTCCTCGCACGCGCCATGGGTATTCCAGCGCGGGTCGTCACCGGCTACCAGGGAGGGGAATTCAACCCGCTCGGCAACTACCTGATCGTCCGCCAGAGCGATGCCCATGCCTGGACCGAGGTCTGGTTCGATGGCGCAGGCTGGGTGCGCGTCGACCCCACGGCCGCGGTGGCGCGTGAGCGTGTCGAAAGGAACCTGGCGGCAGCCCTGCCCGAAGCCGAGGCACTGCCGTTCTCATTGCGCACTCAGCCCGAGTTTTTGCGCCGCCTGCGTTTCGGTGTCGATAACCTCCTCAACCACTGGAATCAGTGGGTAATCGGCTACGACACGCAGCGCCAGCGCAACTTCCTGCGCTCGATCGGCATCGAGGATTTCGTTTCGAGCCAGATGCTCGCAGCCTTGCTCGTCGGCGGCTTGCTTGCGTCGGCGCCGGTCCTCGTCTGGCTGTGGTGGCGCGGACGGCCGCTCAGGGCCGACCCAGTGCAGGCCGCATGGCTCACATTCTGCGCCCGGCTCGCGCGGCACGGCGCCAGCCGCCATCCTCACGAGGGGCCGCGCGATTTTGCGCGCCGTGCTGCGGCGCTGCTGCCACAACATGCCACCGAGATCACCGCCATCGCAGACCTGTACATGCAATTACGCTACGGCGGAAATGATGCCGACGCCAAGCCCTTGCGCGCGCTCGTGCGGCGCTTCAGGCCGTGA